The Nicotiana tabacum cultivar K326 chromosome 14, ASM71507v2, whole genome shotgun sequence genome contains a region encoding:
- the LOC107818799 gene encoding uncharacterized protein LOC107818799: protein MVVGSIVMPKYADPNTIYTPKDIQTDMLSEYGVNLTYMQAWRAKEKALKFLRGHPADSYSRLPSYLYILKKSYPRSVVKLYKTEDDCFLYVFVALSTSIEGWEHYRPVIIVDGTFLKSAYRGIMLIANTMDAADRNESILKATSTVYTGMPHYACMWHIWINVRSKFKKGHLKLSELYSATARSYTLDEFNERMSKIEEIDTRVKAYLYDSSYHRWSRVHATVNRTWTMTSNIVESLNAVTKDARELPVIELLEYMRTLLERWTNEKLLNAKGEDFNRLHSYCDRWCEALHCLASKQEI from the exons ATGGTAGTTGGCAGCATAGTGATGCCAAAATATGCGGATCCTAATACAATATACACACCAAAAGACATACAAACTGACATGTTGTCGGAATATGGTGTGAACTTAACATACATGCAAGcttggagagcaaaggaaaaggctTTGAAATTTTTGAGAGGTCATCCTGCTGATTCCTACAGTCGCTTGCCGAGTTATTTGTATATTCTGAAGAAGAGTTATCCGAGGTCGGTGGTGAAGTTGTATAAGACTGAAGATGACTGTTTCTTATATGTATTTGTTGCTCTTAGTACGTCCATCGAGGGTTGGGAGCATTATAGGCCAGTTATAATAGTCGATGGCACCTTCTTGAAGTCAGCATATAGGGGAATCATGCTAATAGCTAACACAATGGATGCAGCAG accggaatgagagtatattgaAGGCAACATCTACTGTTTATACCGGCATGCCACATTATGcttgcatgtggcatatttggaTAAATGTAAGGTCAAAGTTCAAGAAAGGTCATCTAAAGTTAAGCGAATTGTACTCTGCCACGGCACGATCATACACacttgatgaatttaatgaaagaatgtcaaagattgaagagatCGACACACGTGTTAAAGCATACCTATACGATAGTAGCTATCACAGATGGTCTCGGGTACATGCTACGGTGAACAGAACATGGACGATGACATCAAACATTGTAGAGTCCTTGAATGCGGTAACCAAAGATGCAAGAGAGCTGCCCGTAATTGAACTATTAGAGTACATGAGGACTCTTCTTGAACGTTGGACTAATGAAAAGTTATTGAATGCAAAAG GTGAGGACTTCAACAGATTACATTCATACTGTGATAGATGGTGTGAAGCGCTTCATTGTTTGGCTTCAAAacaagagatatag